One region of Primulina tabacum isolate GXHZ01 chromosome 1, ASM2559414v2, whole genome shotgun sequence genomic DNA includes:
- the LOC142510408 gene encoding uncharacterized protein LOC142510408 — protein sequence MEPNLHQEESVNSYSSEAAGQDSVFDLGVGRSYDCVYCKRGFDSAQALGGHMNIHRKDKSRNKPTSRKPEDSDYTGPRLYPQIPESRNDHFEHQDHHTKYATRFQEYAGTSGATRPLYGIHDNEQQQIYRRAHDFDSDTNPMIRGDRWGVGLEFTPLIVEDLEKNRQVESNSKEDLDLELKL from the coding sequence ATGGAGCCCAATTTACATCAAGAAGAATCAGTAAATTCTTATTCCAGTGAAGCAGCTGGGCAAGACAGCGTTTTCGATTTAGGCGTAGGCCGATCATATGATTGTGTCTATTGCAAGAGGGGTTTCGATTCAGCGCAGGCTTTGGGTGGTCATATGAATATACACAGAAAAGATAAGTCAAGAAACAAGCCCACATCAAGAAAGCCAGAAGATAGTGATTACACCGGTCCAAGATTGTACCCGCAAATCCCAGAATCGAGAAATGATCATTTTGAGCATCAAGATCATCATACGAAATATGCAACACGTTTTCAAGAATATGCTGGTACTTCTGGTGCTACAAGACCCTTGTATGGAATCCATGATAATGAGCAGCAGCAGATATATAGGCGCGCCCATGATTTTGATAGCGATACAAACCCGATGATTCGTGGAGATCGCTGGGGTGTTGGCTTAGAATTTACCCCATTGATTGTGGAAGATTTGGAGAAGAACAGACAGGTGGAGAGTAATTCAAAAGAGGACTTGGATTTGGAACTTAAACTTTGA
- the LOC142544871 gene encoding myosin-9-like isoform X2 yields the protein MVSAPVTIIVGSHVWVEDAEVAWIDGEVTKITGQELEIQTSKGAKVTANLSKVYPKDEDAPSGGVDDMTKLSYLHEPGVLQNLSSRYQLNEIYTYTGSILIAINPFQRLPHLYNAHMMEQYKGAPLGELSPHVFAIADVAFRAMFNEGKSNSILVSGESGAGKTETTKMLMQYLAYLGGRKGTEGRTVEQQVLESNPVLEAFGNAKTVRNNNSSRFGKFVEIQFDKNRRISGAAIRTYLLERSRVCQVSDPERNYHCFYLLCAAPQEEIEKYKLGHPKTFHYLNQSNCYELVGVSDAREYLATRRAMDVVGISQKEQDAIFRVVAAILHLGNVEFAKGKEIDSSVLKDDESKFHLQTTAELLMCDLNALEDALLKRVMVTPEEVIKRSLDPDGATVSRDGLAKTIYSRLFDWLVDKINVSIGQDKNSKCLIGVLDIYGFESFKSNSFEQFCINFTNEKLQQHFNQHVFKMEQEEYTKEEIDWSYIEFVDNQDVLDLIEKKPGGIIALLDEACMFPKSTHETLSQKLYQTFKSHKRFIKPKLSRTDFTIAHYAGEVLYQSDQFLDKNKDYVVPEHQDLLSASKCSFVAGLFPPLPEESTKSSNKSSKFSSIGSRFKVQLQQLMETLNSTEPHYIRCVKPNNLLKPAIFENVNIMQQLRCGGVLEAIRISCAGYPTRKTFYEFVNRFALLAPEVLEGNNDEKVACKKILEKMGLTGAQIGKTKVFLRAGQMADLDAHRALKLSNSAKKIQRKTRTHIARKHFVVLQEATIFMQSICRGRLACRLFENLIREAASLKIQTNLRGYLARKSHMKLKCTVVVLQTGMRVMTARNEFRYRRQTKAAIAIQAHWRGHRAFSYYKSLIRASIVTQCRWRGRVAKKELRKLKMASRETGALKEAKDKLEKQVEDLKLRLQLEKRLRTDLEEAKSQEITKLQQSLEDTQSKLNETSALLLKEREAAQRAIEEASSIVIETPIPVEDTAKIEAITAEMEQLKDSLKFERQRADESEKKCAEAEVSSEEKTQKLEETEKRVHQLQESLNRMIYSMSGQFSELKMILCASSNFSSTSGFVARDDLDDDTSTSSDTTSTDSDFTFPAPDSTQENFSSFNPGAFQLIVQDLSAAEISGTENWESDREGAFDDFF from the exons ATGGTG AGTGCACCAGTCACTATCATTGTTGGGTCTCATGTTTGGGTTGAAGATGCAGAAGTTGCTTGGATCGATGGAGAAGTAACAAAAATAACTGGACAAGAACTTGAGATCCAAACTTCTAAAGGGGCAAAG GTTACTGCTAACTTATCGAAAGTATACCCTAAAGATGAAGATGCACCTTCTGGAGGAGTTGATGACATGACCAAGCTATCTTATTTGCATGAACCAGGAGTTTTACAAAACTTGTCCTCAAGATATCAACTCAACGAAATATAT ACTTATACTGGAAGCATCCTTATTGCCATAAATCCTTTTCAAAGACTTCCTCACCTATACAATGCCCACATGATGGAGCAGTACAAGGGAGCTCCACTTGGAGAATTGAGTCCTCATGTATTTGCCATTGCAGATGTTGCTTTCAG GGCAATGTTTAACGAGGGAAAAAGCAACTCGATACTGGTAAGTGGAGAAAGTGGTGCTGGTAAGACTGAAACTACTAAAATGCTTATGCAATACCTTGCCTATTTGGGTGGCCGCAAAGGAACCGAAGGACGTACTGTGGAACAACAAGTTCTTGAG TCAAATCCAGTACTTGAAGCATTTGGAAATGCAAAAACTGTGAGAAATAACAATTCAAG TCGATTTGGAAAGTTTGTTGAAATTCAATTTGATAAGAATCGACGAATATCAGGGGCAGCCATACGAACGTATCTTCTAGAAAGATCTCGTGTCTGCCAAGTTTCGGACCCTGAACGGAATTATCACTGTTTTTACCTACTTTGTGCAGCACCACAAGAG GAAATTGAGAAGTATAAGCTGGGACATCCAAAGACGTTCCACTATCTTAATCAATCAAATTGCTATGAATTAGTTGGTGTAAGTGATGCTCGTGAATATTTGGCAACTAGAAGGGCCATGGATGTAGTTGGAATAAGTCAAAAAGAGCAG GATGCAATTTTCAGAGTAGTGGCAGCAATTCTCCATCTTGGCAATGTTGAATTTGCTAAGGGAAAAGAGATCGATTCATCAGTTCTCAAGGATGACGAGTCCAAATTTCATCTTCAGACTACGGCAGAGCTTCTCAT GTGTGATCTTAATGCCCTGGAAGATGCATTACTTAAGCGAGTGATGGTCACTCCAGAAGAAGTGATTAAAAGAAGTCTTGATCCTGATGGGGCAACCGTTAGTAGGGATGGATTAGCCAAAACTATATATTCTCGTTTATTTGACTG GTTGGTGGACAAAATAAATGTATCTATTGGGCaagataaaaattcaaaatgccttATTGGTGTTCTTGATATATATGGTTTTGAAAGTTTTAAAAGTAATAG TTTTGAACAGTTTTGCATTAATTTTACCAATGAAAAGCTGCAACAGCATTTCAACCAG CACGTTTTCAAAATGGAACAGGAGGAGTATACAAAAGAAGAGATTGACTGGAGCTACATAGAATTTGTTGATAACCAAGATGTCCTAGATCTTATTGAAAAG AAACCTGGAGGGATCATCGCACTTCTAGATGAGGCCTG TATGTTTCCGAAGTCAACGCACGAAACACTTTCGCAAAAGCTTTATCAGACTTTTAAATCCCACAAACGTTTCATCAAACCAAAATTGTCCCGCACAGATTTCACAATTGCTCATTACGCTGGGGAG GTTCTATACCAATCCGATCAGTTTTTAGATAAAAACAAAGATTATGTTGTTCCTGAACATCAAGATTTGTTGAGTGCGTCCAAATGCTCATTCGTAGCAGGGCTATTTCCTCCACTTCCTGAAGAGTCAACTAAATCCTCAAACAAGTCTTCTAAGTTTTCATCTATTGGTTCACGTTTTAAG GTCCAACTCCAACAATTGATGGAGACACTAAATTCTACAGAACCTCATTACATTAGATGTGTGAAGCCTAATAATCTTCTCAAGCCTGCTATATTTGAGAATGTCAATATCATGCAGCAACTACGATGTGGT GGTGTATTAGAAGCAATTAGGATCAGCTGTGCTGGTTACCCCACCCGTAAGACATTTTATGAATTTGTTAATCGATTTGCTCTTCTTGCTCCTGAGGTTTTGGAAGGAAA TAATGACGAAAAGGTAGCATGCAAAAAGATCTTGGAGAAGATGGGCCTCACTGGGGCTCAG ATAGGAAAAACAAAAGTGTTTTTGAGAGCTGGTCAAATGGCTGATTTAGATGCCCACAGAGCACTGAAACTTAGTAATTCAGcaaaaaaaatacaaagaaaAACTAGAACTCATATTGCAAGGAAGCACTTTGTTGTTCTGCAGGAAGCAACAATCTTTATGCAGTCCATATGCAGAG GAAGGCTTGCCTGCCGattgtttgaaaatttgataaGAGAGGCCGCTTCTCTTAAAATTCAGACAAATCTGAGAGGATACCTGGCACGAAAGAGCCACATGAAACTCAAATGCACAGTTGTTGTGCTGCAGACGGGGATGCGTGTGATGACTGCCCGCAATGAATTTAGATATAGGAGACAAACAAAAGCAGCAATTGCTATACAG GCACACTGGCGTGGTCATAGAGCTTTTTCATATTACAAGAGCCTTATAAGGGCATCAATTGTGACTCAGTGCAGATGGAGAGGAAGGGTTGCTAAGAAAGAACTTCGGAAACTAAAAATG GCATCAAGAGAAACAGGTGCACTTAAAGAAGCAAAGGATAAGCTTGAAAAACAGGTGGAAGACCTAAAATTACGTTTACAACTGGAAAAGCGTTTGCGg ACTGACTTGGAGGAGGCAAAGAGTCAGGAGATAACAAAGTTGCAGCAGTCCTTAGAAGATACACAAAGTAAATTGAATGAAACAAGTGCACTGCTTCTCAAAGAACGTGAGGCTGCTCAGAGAGCTATTGAAGAAGCCTCCTCAATTGTGATAGAAACCCCAATTCCAGTTGAGGATACAGCAAAGATTGAGGCTATAACTGCAGAAATGGAGCAATTAAAG GATTCATTGAAATTTGAAAGACAACGAGCTGATGAATCTGAAAAAAAATGTGCGGAAGCCGAGGTATCGAGTGAGGAGAAGACTCAGAAGTTGGAAGAAACTGAAAAGAGAGTTCATCAACTTCAGGAATCTTTGAACAG GATGATATACAGCATGTCAGGCCAGTTTTCAGAGCTCAAAATGATTTTATGTGCGTCATCCAACTTCAGTTCAACCTCAGGATTTGTTGCTAGAGATGATCTGGATGATGATACTTCCACTTCCTCTGATACCACATCTACCGATTCAGATTTCACCTTCCCAGCCCCTGattcaactcaagaaaacttTTCTTCTTTCAATCCCGGTGCTTTCCAGCTCATAGTTCAGGATCTTTCAGCAGCTGAAATCTCAG GAACCGAAAACTGGGAAAGTGATCGGGAGGGGGCATTCGATGACTTTTTCTGA
- the LOC142544871 gene encoding myosin-9-like isoform X1, which produces MQSAPVTIIVGSHVWVEDAEVAWIDGEVTKITGQELEIQTSKGAKVTANLSKVYPKDEDAPSGGVDDMTKLSYLHEPGVLQNLSSRYQLNEIYTYTGSILIAINPFQRLPHLYNAHMMEQYKGAPLGELSPHVFAIADVAFRAMFNEGKSNSILVSGESGAGKTETTKMLMQYLAYLGGRKGTEGRTVEQQVLESNPVLEAFGNAKTVRNNNSSRFGKFVEIQFDKNRRISGAAIRTYLLERSRVCQVSDPERNYHCFYLLCAAPQEEIEKYKLGHPKTFHYLNQSNCYELVGVSDAREYLATRRAMDVVGISQKEQDAIFRVVAAILHLGNVEFAKGKEIDSSVLKDDESKFHLQTTAELLMCDLNALEDALLKRVMVTPEEVIKRSLDPDGATVSRDGLAKTIYSRLFDWLVDKINVSIGQDKNSKCLIGVLDIYGFESFKSNSFEQFCINFTNEKLQQHFNQHVFKMEQEEYTKEEIDWSYIEFVDNQDVLDLIEKKPGGIIALLDEACMFPKSTHETLSQKLYQTFKSHKRFIKPKLSRTDFTIAHYAGEVLYQSDQFLDKNKDYVVPEHQDLLSASKCSFVAGLFPPLPEESTKSSNKSSKFSSIGSRFKVQLQQLMETLNSTEPHYIRCVKPNNLLKPAIFENVNIMQQLRCGGVLEAIRISCAGYPTRKTFYEFVNRFALLAPEVLEGNNDEKVACKKILEKMGLTGAQIGKTKVFLRAGQMADLDAHRALKLSNSAKKIQRKTRTHIARKHFVVLQEATIFMQSICRGRLACRLFENLIREAASLKIQTNLRGYLARKSHMKLKCTVVVLQTGMRVMTARNEFRYRRQTKAAIAIQAHWRGHRAFSYYKSLIRASIVTQCRWRGRVAKKELRKLKMASRETGALKEAKDKLEKQVEDLKLRLQLEKRLRTDLEEAKSQEITKLQQSLEDTQSKLNETSALLLKEREAAQRAIEEASSIVIETPIPVEDTAKIEAITAEMEQLKDSLKFERQRADESEKKCAEAEVSSEEKTQKLEETEKRVHQLQESLNRLEEKLANVESENKVLRQQALAMAQNNKLISRSSRSIMQRAESTKTSIDLRSASMIARDQLDMEDRPQKSLNEKQQEYQDLLIRCVAQHLGFSRGRPVAACIIYKCLRHWRSFEAERTSIFDRIIQTIGHAIETQDNNDILAYWLSNASTLLLLLQRTLKAGGGAGNAPQHRRTPSATLFGRMTQSFRSTPQGVNLSLLNDESAGTLRPVEAKYPALLFKQQLTAYVEKIYGMVRDNLKKEISPMLGLCIQAPRISKANLSKGTARALANAAAQEILISHWQGIVKSLENFLNMLKTNHVPPFLVRKVYTQIFSFVNVQLFNSLLLRRECCSFSNGEYVKAGLAELEHWCYKATEEYSGSSWDELKHIRQAIGFLVIHQKPKKTLDEISHDLCPVLSIQQLYRISTMYWDDKYGTHSLSQEVISNMRILMTEDSNNAVSSSFLLDDDSSIPFSVDDLSKSMDRFDVTDIEPPPLIRENSGFSFLLPQAD; this is translated from the exons ATGCAGAGTGCACCAGTCACTATCATTGTTGGGTCTCATGTTTGGGTTGAAGATGCAGAAGTTGCTTGGATCGATGGAGAAGTAACAAAAATAACTGGACAAGAACTTGAGATCCAAACTTCTAAAGGGGCAAAG GTTACTGCTAACTTATCGAAAGTATACCCTAAAGATGAAGATGCACCTTCTGGAGGAGTTGATGACATGACCAAGCTATCTTATTTGCATGAACCAGGAGTTTTACAAAACTTGTCCTCAAGATATCAACTCAACGAAATATAT ACTTATACTGGAAGCATCCTTATTGCCATAAATCCTTTTCAAAGACTTCCTCACCTATACAATGCCCACATGATGGAGCAGTACAAGGGAGCTCCACTTGGAGAATTGAGTCCTCATGTATTTGCCATTGCAGATGTTGCTTTCAG GGCAATGTTTAACGAGGGAAAAAGCAACTCGATACTGGTAAGTGGAGAAAGTGGTGCTGGTAAGACTGAAACTACTAAAATGCTTATGCAATACCTTGCCTATTTGGGTGGCCGCAAAGGAACCGAAGGACGTACTGTGGAACAACAAGTTCTTGAG TCAAATCCAGTACTTGAAGCATTTGGAAATGCAAAAACTGTGAGAAATAACAATTCAAG TCGATTTGGAAAGTTTGTTGAAATTCAATTTGATAAGAATCGACGAATATCAGGGGCAGCCATACGAACGTATCTTCTAGAAAGATCTCGTGTCTGCCAAGTTTCGGACCCTGAACGGAATTATCACTGTTTTTACCTACTTTGTGCAGCACCACAAGAG GAAATTGAGAAGTATAAGCTGGGACATCCAAAGACGTTCCACTATCTTAATCAATCAAATTGCTATGAATTAGTTGGTGTAAGTGATGCTCGTGAATATTTGGCAACTAGAAGGGCCATGGATGTAGTTGGAATAAGTCAAAAAGAGCAG GATGCAATTTTCAGAGTAGTGGCAGCAATTCTCCATCTTGGCAATGTTGAATTTGCTAAGGGAAAAGAGATCGATTCATCAGTTCTCAAGGATGACGAGTCCAAATTTCATCTTCAGACTACGGCAGAGCTTCTCAT GTGTGATCTTAATGCCCTGGAAGATGCATTACTTAAGCGAGTGATGGTCACTCCAGAAGAAGTGATTAAAAGAAGTCTTGATCCTGATGGGGCAACCGTTAGTAGGGATGGATTAGCCAAAACTATATATTCTCGTTTATTTGACTG GTTGGTGGACAAAATAAATGTATCTATTGGGCaagataaaaattcaaaatgccttATTGGTGTTCTTGATATATATGGTTTTGAAAGTTTTAAAAGTAATAG TTTTGAACAGTTTTGCATTAATTTTACCAATGAAAAGCTGCAACAGCATTTCAACCAG CACGTTTTCAAAATGGAACAGGAGGAGTATACAAAAGAAGAGATTGACTGGAGCTACATAGAATTTGTTGATAACCAAGATGTCCTAGATCTTATTGAAAAG AAACCTGGAGGGATCATCGCACTTCTAGATGAGGCCTG TATGTTTCCGAAGTCAACGCACGAAACACTTTCGCAAAAGCTTTATCAGACTTTTAAATCCCACAAACGTTTCATCAAACCAAAATTGTCCCGCACAGATTTCACAATTGCTCATTACGCTGGGGAG GTTCTATACCAATCCGATCAGTTTTTAGATAAAAACAAAGATTATGTTGTTCCTGAACATCAAGATTTGTTGAGTGCGTCCAAATGCTCATTCGTAGCAGGGCTATTTCCTCCACTTCCTGAAGAGTCAACTAAATCCTCAAACAAGTCTTCTAAGTTTTCATCTATTGGTTCACGTTTTAAG GTCCAACTCCAACAATTGATGGAGACACTAAATTCTACAGAACCTCATTACATTAGATGTGTGAAGCCTAATAATCTTCTCAAGCCTGCTATATTTGAGAATGTCAATATCATGCAGCAACTACGATGTGGT GGTGTATTAGAAGCAATTAGGATCAGCTGTGCTGGTTACCCCACCCGTAAGACATTTTATGAATTTGTTAATCGATTTGCTCTTCTTGCTCCTGAGGTTTTGGAAGGAAA TAATGACGAAAAGGTAGCATGCAAAAAGATCTTGGAGAAGATGGGCCTCACTGGGGCTCAG ATAGGAAAAACAAAAGTGTTTTTGAGAGCTGGTCAAATGGCTGATTTAGATGCCCACAGAGCACTGAAACTTAGTAATTCAGcaaaaaaaatacaaagaaaAACTAGAACTCATATTGCAAGGAAGCACTTTGTTGTTCTGCAGGAAGCAACAATCTTTATGCAGTCCATATGCAGAG GAAGGCTTGCCTGCCGattgtttgaaaatttgataaGAGAGGCCGCTTCTCTTAAAATTCAGACAAATCTGAGAGGATACCTGGCACGAAAGAGCCACATGAAACTCAAATGCACAGTTGTTGTGCTGCAGACGGGGATGCGTGTGATGACTGCCCGCAATGAATTTAGATATAGGAGACAAACAAAAGCAGCAATTGCTATACAG GCACACTGGCGTGGTCATAGAGCTTTTTCATATTACAAGAGCCTTATAAGGGCATCAATTGTGACTCAGTGCAGATGGAGAGGAAGGGTTGCTAAGAAAGAACTTCGGAAACTAAAAATG GCATCAAGAGAAACAGGTGCACTTAAAGAAGCAAAGGATAAGCTTGAAAAACAGGTGGAAGACCTAAAATTACGTTTACAACTGGAAAAGCGTTTGCGg ACTGACTTGGAGGAGGCAAAGAGTCAGGAGATAACAAAGTTGCAGCAGTCCTTAGAAGATACACAAAGTAAATTGAATGAAACAAGTGCACTGCTTCTCAAAGAACGTGAGGCTGCTCAGAGAGCTATTGAAGAAGCCTCCTCAATTGTGATAGAAACCCCAATTCCAGTTGAGGATACAGCAAAGATTGAGGCTATAACTGCAGAAATGGAGCAATTAAAG GATTCATTGAAATTTGAAAGACAACGAGCTGATGAATCTGAAAAAAAATGTGCGGAAGCCGAGGTATCGAGTGAGGAGAAGACTCAGAAGTTGGAAGAAACTGAAAAGAGAGTTCATCAACTTCAGGAATCTTTGAACAG GCTTGAAGAGAAGCTCGCTAACGTAGAATCTGAAAATAAAGTTCTTCGTCAGCAGGCTTTGGCCATGGCACAGAATAATAAACTGATATCAAGAAGTTCAAGGTCAATCATGCAG AGGGCTGAAAGCACAAAAACATCCATA GATTTACGAAGTGCTTCAATGATCGCAAGAGACCAGTTAGATATGGAGGATAGACctcaaaaatcgctaaatgagAAGCAACAAGAGTATCAGGATTTGCTTATCCGCTGTGTTGCTCAGCACTTGGGTTTCTCTAGAGGAAGACCTGTTGCAGCCTGCATCATTTATAAATGCCTAAGACACTGGCGATCATTCGAGGCTGAAAGGACAAGCATTTTTGACAGGATAATACAAACCATCGGTCATGCTATTGAG ACCCAGGACAACAATGATATCTTGGCTTACTGGCTGTCCAATGCATCAACTTTGTTATTGCTGCTGCAACGCACTCTGAAAGCTGGAGGAGGTGCTGGAAATGCACCGCAGCATCGGCGTACTCCATCCGCCACACTATTTGGGAGAATGACACAG AGTTTCCGCAGTACTCCTCAAGGTGTCAATCTTTCCCTGCTGAATGACGAATCAGCTGGCACATTACGCCCAGTAGAAGCGAAATACCCAGCATTACTGTTCAAGCAGCAGCTGACAGCTTACGTAGAGAAAATTTATGGAATGGTTCGTGATAATTTGAAGAAAGAGATTTCTCCAATGCTGGGACTATGCATCCAG GCACCAAGAATATCCAAAGCAAATTTAAGTAAAGGAACAGCCCGTGCTCTAGCAAATGCTGCTGCGCAGGAGATTTTAATATCCCACTGGCAAGGAATTGTAAAGAGCCTTGAGAACTTTTTGAACATGCTAAAGACAAATCAT GTACCTCCATTTTTGGTACGGAAAGTGTACACACAAATCTTTTCTTTCGTCAATGTGCAGTTATTTAACAG CCTTTTACTGAGACGAGAGTGTTGCTCATTCAGTAACGGCGAGTACGTAAAGGCTGGATTGGCTGAACTGGAGCACTGGTGTTACAAGGCAACTGAGGAG TATTCAGGTTCCTCTTGGGATGAGCTCAAGCATATAAGACAGGCTATAGGGTTCCTG GTAATACACCAGAAGCCAAAGAAGACTCTAGATGAGATTAGCCATGACCTTTGTCCG GTGCTCAGCATTCAACAGCTATACAGAATCAGCACTATGTATTGGGATGATAAATATGGCACACATAGCCTATCACAGGAA GTAATTTCCAACATGAGAATATTAATGACAGAGGATTCAAATAACGCTGTCAGTAGTTCTTTCCTTCTGGACGACGATTCAAG CATTCCGTTTTCAGTGGACGACCTTTCCAAATCAATGGATCGTTTTGATGTTACAGACATCGAGCCACCACCTCTTATTCGTGAAAATTCAGGCTTCAGCTTTTTATTGCCACAAGCCgattga